One window of the uncultured Methanobrevibacter sp. genome contains the following:
- a CDS encoding zinc ribbon domain-containing protein, with amino-acid sequence MGELDELKSKITYDNKTIFGIVGIIVGFLFWGIGHPGIGIGDVLILIFPCILLIIPSPTIKNSKVLSVISIIILLLLLLVGLSSLSEILIYYLPDSYMFADGYVESMLLSDILQLILCIYGLFCAFLLSIQSEPNQTKNVVSSTNYNMSNNATKNFDKYCTECGQGLMNDAKFCPGCGRNLNANDNEPATEENMTVEEEDELKCKKCGAELTEESIFCPECGEKIKDNTE; translated from the coding sequence ATGGGAGAGTTAGACGAATTAAAATCAAAAATTACATATGATAACAAAACTATTTTTGGAATAGTCGGTATTATTGTTGGCTTTTTGTTTTGGGGAATTGGCCATCCAGGTATTGGAATTGGAGACGTTTTAATATTAATTTTCCCCTGTATATTATTAATAATACCCAGCCCTACAATAAAAAACAGTAAAGTTCTATCGGTGATTTCAATAATAATTTTATTATTATTACTGCTTGTTGGCCTATCTTCATTATCCGAAATACTTATCTACTATTTACCTGATAGTTATATGTTCGCTGATGGCTATGTTGAATCAATGTTATTATCAGATATCCTTCAACTAATTTTATGCATTTACGGATTATTCTGTGCATTTTTATTATCCATTCAAAGTGAACCTAATCAAACAAAAAATGTAGTTTCATCTACCAATTATAATATGTCCAATAATGCTACAAAAAATTTTGATAAATATTGTACAGAATGTGGTCAGGGATTAATGAACGATGCAAAGTTCTGCCCAGGTTGTGGAAGAAATCTGAATGCAAATGATAATGAACCTGCTACCGAAGAAAACATGACTGTTGAGGAAGAGGATGAACTTAAGTGTAAAAAATGTGGTGCAGAATTAACTGAAGAAAGTATATTTTGCCCAGAATGTGGCGAAAAAATAAAAGATAATACTGAGTAA